Below is a window of Saccharomonospora viridis DSM 43017 DNA.
CACCAACGACGGCCTGCACGACACGGCCCGGGCACTGGTGCAGCCCGAACCCGACAAGCCCGTGGTGTTGGAGTTGCGCTGTGGCACCACCGATCTGAGCCCGCACGAACTGCCCGAGGTCGACCGCAGGGCGAGGGCAGGCCGCTACTGGAGCGACTGGGCGACCACCCTGAAGCTCCCGCAGGTCGAGCCCGAACTCGTCGCCAGGTCCGCGTTGACGCTTCGCGGCCTGACCGACGCCGACACCGGTGGTGTGTTGGCGGCGGCCACCACGTCCCTGCCCGAGGAGATCGGCGGTGTCCGTAACTGGGACTACCGCTACTGCTGGGTCCGCGACGGCGCCATGACGGTGCGTGAGCTGGTGGCGCTGGGCTCGTTGGAGGAGGCCGAAGGCTTCCTGCGCTGGCTGCACGGCGTGCTGTCCACGCTCGCCGGCCCGGAGCGGTTGCACCCGCTGTACACACTCGCCGGCACGCAGATCGGCGCCGAGGCCGTGATCGACTCGCTGCCCGGATACAAGGGTTCGCGGCCCGTGCGGGTCGGTAACCTCGCCAACCACCAGGTGCAGCTCGACGTGTTCGGCCCCGTCGTCGAGCTCGTGGTGGCACTGGCCGAGGCCCGGGGCGAGCTGCGGGACGAGGACTGGCAGCTGGTGCGGGCCATGGCCGAGGCCGTCACCCGCCGGTGGTTCGAACCCGACCACGGCATCTGGGAGGAACGGCACGTGCCGCGTCACCGCGTGTACTCGCGGGTGATGTGCTGGGTGACCATCGACAGGGCGATCAAGCTGGCCGAGATCTACGACCGTCCCATCCCGAACGGATGGCCAAAGCTGCGCGATCAGATCGCCGCCGACGTGCTGGAGAACGGCTGGAACCCGGAGGTGCAGGCGTTCACCACCGCCTACGACGGCACCGACCTCGACGCCGCTTCGCTGTTCGTGGGCCTGTCGGGCCTGTTGGACCCACAGGACGAGCGCTTCCAGTCGACGGTGACGGCCATCGAGTCGGAGCTGCGCAGCGGTTCCACGGTGTACCGGTATCGGCGGGACGACGGCCTTCCGGGCAACGAGGGCGGTTTCCACCTGTGCGCCGCGTGGATGATCGAGGCGTACCTGCTCACCGGGAGGCGGACCGAGGCCCAGGAGCTGTTCGACCAGCTCGTGGACGCGGCCGGGCCGACCGGATTGTTGCCCGAGCAGTACGACCCGGTGGCCGAGCGTTCCCTGGGTAACCATCCCCAGGCGTACTCCCACCTCGGTCTGATCCGCTGCGCCCGACTGCTGTCGGAGCTGTAACCGTCGTCGATCGTCGTCGAGGCCGGTGTCGATGGCCGAAAGTCCGCCGACGCCGGCCTCGTCATGTGTCGGGGCTCAGAACGG
It encodes the following:
- the otsB gene encoding trehalose-phosphatase, with the translated sequence MTAEALPAELRRAIVQIARTPRLLVACDYDGTLAPITTNPDEARPRPESVGALRSLASLHETTCAVISGRALRDLAILSRLPAEIHLVGSHGSEFDIGFVHALDPEARELHRRLEAELARIIDGVPGASLEVKPASVAVHVRRAERDAAARVVAAVHEGPSTWEGVTTTDGKEVVELAVVRTDKGSALDTLRHQVGATAAIFVGDDVTDEKAFARLQGPDLSVKVGEGETLAQYRVEDTEDVATVLAFLLEERRNWLYGEQSPPIERLTMLANERSVALLTPDAKLTWLCHPGPDAPAVFADLLGGESAGHFSIRPHRNGLPLGQRYLPNTMTVETRWSRLLVTDYLEPESPPHRTDLVRVISGEAAASVVFAPRPEFGGVPVRLLPEEDGLRVLGTSEPFVLRSPGVQWEITNDGLHDTARALVQPEPDKPVVLELRCGTTDLSPHELPEVDRRARAGRYWSDWATTLKLPQVEPELVARSALTLRGLTDADTGGVLAAATTSLPEEIGGVRNWDYRYCWVRDGAMTVRELVALGSLEEAEGFLRWLHGVLSTLAGPERLHPLYTLAGTQIGAEAVIDSLPGYKGSRPVRVGNLANHQVQLDVFGPVVELVVALAEARGELRDEDWQLVRAMAEAVTRRWFEPDHGIWEERHVPRHRVYSRVMCWVTIDRAIKLAEIYDRPIPNGWPKLRDQIAADVLENGWNPEVQAFTTAYDGTDLDAASLFVGLSGLLDPQDERFQSTVTAIESELRSGSTVYRYRRDDGLPGNEGGFHLCAAWMIEAYLLTGRRTEAQELFDQLVDAAGPTGLLPEQYDPVAERSLGNHPQAYSHLGLIRCARLLSEL